Part of the Haliotis asinina isolate JCU_RB_2024 chromosome 8, JCU_Hal_asi_v2, whole genome shotgun sequence genome is shown below.
ttccccgacattcctcaggtccgaaagtagtctggtgcggtgggcgtggcttattttttcagattcattgggaaatgaactcaaaagaaatgttcccatttAACCAATGAGactgccagaattttaatgaacacaataaaaatttaattattgtatatcaacacgagtaGATAAAGTAGCAAATATACAAGGCTTGCCTTTTTACCTTTCCCAACGAATATATGATTATATTAGATCATAGCTGAGCAGTGAAAaatgtcaaagcattgtgaggtcatcAACATCACTGGCAAGTAAAGCATTAAAAAATAATGGACAATCATATAACTTAATATTGTGCCCAACCAAAACATTGCCTTCACTTTTGCTAAGAAAGGAAATCAGGTTTCCAATAGCTGTCTTTGAAGGTACAGGATAAACCTCTTCGCCATAGTGAAACATCCGTGTCCCCTCTACATGTATGCCTGTGACCTGTGCAGCTACTGGAGTGATCTGTACCTTGGGTAAAATGTATTGGTTGAATTGCTCTTCACCCCGAACTGCAGCTATCTGTGTCACATGAGATGTTCTCGCTGTAAGATAATAAAGCAAGACATAAGGAGACATTTGCATAAAAAATACTGGCAATTTTCTGTCAGCACTATAATGTTGCAGATCGCTTATTGGtaataaaaagaaaaatgacGTGGTGCGATACAGATGTCATTGCACAGGTGTATTTTGGGATATTAGAGAGTAATGCTGGATATCAAATCTCTATTTGTATTTCACTATTGTTTTACATACCTAAGCCAGTAgcttcaagatcaaagaatatctcTGTGGTGTTGCTGAGCTCAAGATGTTTCTGGACAGGTACAGGAAGTGGTGGGGGAATACCGACACGGTCATCAGTGTCAGTGTCCCCAGAC
Proteins encoded:
- the LOC137295167 gene encoding uncharacterized protein, producing the protein MRVACSFHPAFHPATTHQAPHTPYHSATSTSTDVPEVDSTLGLSPGTYTRRHFTLKDLQHRKRKAIASTIKAKQRRLHLKAMRSQKRIVREVREGTTYYPMVDMSGDTDTDDRVGIPPPLPVPVQKHLELSNTTEIFFDLEATGLARTSHVTQIAAVRGEEQFNQYILPKVQITPVAAQVTGIHVEGTRMFHYGEEVYPVPSKTAIGNLISFLSKSEGNVLVGHNIKLYDCPLFFNALLASDVDDLTML